One window of Sinorhizobium numidicum genomic DNA carries:
- a CDS encoding GNAT family N-acetyltransferase: MARSVFRFLSRQPESVEIANQHYLLRLPRYADYRQWYHLRSASRAFLEPWEPTWRVDEMTESAFRSRVIRNEQEYASGQAVPLFLFHKPDEILLGGLTIGHIRRGAAQNCMIGYWMGQKYAGQGHMFEALKLTIPYIFSTLELHRIEAACIPENARSIRLLEKAGFEREGYLRQYLKINGQWRDHLMFSLLSADAVPNRNMPL, encoded by the coding sequence ATGGCACGATCGGTTTTTCGGTTCCTGTCGCGGCAGCCCGAGTCGGTCGAGATCGCCAATCAGCATTACCTGCTCCGCCTGCCCCGGTATGCCGATTATCGGCAGTGGTACCACTTGCGCAGCGCGAGTCGCGCCTTCCTGGAGCCTTGGGAGCCGACCTGGCGCGTCGACGAAATGACCGAGAGCGCCTTTCGAAGCCGAGTCATTCGCAATGAGCAGGAATACGCCTCCGGTCAGGCTGTGCCGTTGTTCCTATTCCACAAGCCCGATGAAATCCTCCTTGGCGGCTTGACCATCGGCCACATCCGGCGAGGTGCGGCGCAGAACTGCATGATCGGTTACTGGATGGGGCAGAAATATGCCGGTCAGGGCCATATGTTCGAGGCGCTGAAGCTGACGATCCCCTACATCTTTTCGACCCTTGAGTTGCACCGTATTGAAGCAGCCTGTATTCCAGAGAACGCACGGAGCATTCGCCTCCTTGAAAAGGCCGGCTTTGAGCGTGAAGGCTATTTGAGACAGTACTTGAAGATAAACGGACAGTGGCGGGATCATCTGATGTTTTCCCTTCTGTCCGCCGACGCCGTACCGAACAGGAATATGCCCCTTTGA
- a CDS encoding sensor domain-containing phosphodiesterase: MPLTCKPFAWPATKLAALLVAFVVFALGLAGGVAHALEPVKISREDTALDLTATTEIYSGRGEAFQVSTAPGTDGIVRRIEVRSSTENHQGDWAVFALANVSEEQLERVIVAPHFRLVNSKLFWPDLGSQRILSITPSEGFALDRQPSDEADVFRITLNPGAVITFVAELTTPDLPQIYLWQPDAYKDTVNAFTLYRGIVLGIAGLLAVFLTILFVVKGTSMLPATAALAWAVLAYICVDFGFLSKLISVTAGDERIWRAGAEVFLAAGLVVFLFTYLNLNRWHQHLGYATLAWILGLGLLFGVAIYDPAIASGIARLSFALTAIVGIVLIAYLGFNRYDRAILLVPAWLLILVWLFGAWLAVTGQLANDIVQPALGGGLVLIVLLIGFTVMQHAFAGGAYQQGLFSDLERQSLALTGSGDTVWDWDVARDRVVTIPDISHQLGLSLGTMSGPVRNWVPRLHPDDRDRFRATLDVLLEHRRGRLNHEFRVRAEDGHYHWLSIRARPVLGANGEIIRCVGTIVDITEQRNSVERLLHNALLDNLTGLPNRQVFLDRLQAILLMADSANPVRPTVLAIDIDRYKQVNDMLGIAAGDNILIALTRRLRRLLRPQDTLARLGGDQFGLILMSERDPAKIADFADAVSKAIMVPLNYGNREINLTASIGLVSWLDQEQNAAGLLDDAELAMFRAKKAGGSRVEPFRPAFRTSGSDRLQLEADLKRAIERKELSLVYQPIVRLSDAEIAGFEALMRWDHPKRGNISPTEFIPIAENSDVINQIGMFAFEKATSDLTDWQIQTGDLPIFVSINLSSAQLLNNELYDDVRAVLNKNRCDPAKVKMELTESLVMENPEQARLVLEKLKEAGLRLALDDFGTGHSSLSYLTRFPFDTIKIDKALVRDPSDKRGILLRSVITMARELGMQVVAEGIESEEDAIQLSQMGCDYGQSFLFGPPVGSESILRLLKERFPLMKRA; encoded by the coding sequence ATGCCCCTAACCTGTAAGCCGTTCGCGTGGCCAGCCACAAAGCTAGCGGCGCTTCTGGTCGCATTCGTCGTCTTCGCGCTCGGCCTTGCCGGCGGCGTCGCGCATGCGCTCGAACCGGTGAAAATCTCGCGGGAGGATACCGCGCTCGACCTCACCGCCACGACGGAAATCTACAGCGGACGGGGCGAGGCGTTCCAGGTTTCCACCGCTCCCGGCACGGACGGCATCGTGCGGCGCATCGAGGTGCGCTCGAGCACGGAAAACCATCAAGGGGACTGGGCCGTTTTCGCGCTTGCCAATGTCTCGGAGGAGCAGCTCGAGCGCGTTATCGTCGCGCCTCATTTCCGGCTGGTGAATTCCAAGCTGTTCTGGCCCGATCTTGGATCCCAGCGTATTCTGTCGATCACGCCGAGCGAGGGTTTTGCGCTCGACCGGCAGCCGAGCGACGAGGCTGATGTCTTCCGCATCACGCTCAATCCGGGCGCTGTCATCACTTTCGTTGCCGAACTGACAACGCCGGATCTGCCGCAGATCTATCTCTGGCAGCCCGACGCCTACAAGGACACCGTGAATGCATTCACGCTCTATCGCGGGATCGTGCTTGGGATTGCGGGACTTCTGGCGGTGTTCCTCACCATCCTCTTCGTCGTCAAAGGCACCTCGATGCTGCCGGCGACCGCGGCGCTCGCCTGGGCGGTGCTTGCCTATATCTGCGTCGATTTCGGCTTCCTTTCCAAGCTGATCAGTGTGACGGCGGGTGACGAGCGAATATGGAGAGCGGGGGCAGAAGTGTTTCTGGCGGCTGGACTGGTCGTCTTCCTCTTCACCTATTTGAACCTCAATCGCTGGCACCAGCATCTTGGCTACGCGACACTCGCCTGGATTCTTGGCTTGGGGCTGCTCTTCGGGGTGGCCATCTATGATCCGGCAATCGCCTCGGGCATCGCCCGCCTCTCCTTCGCATTGACGGCGATCGTCGGCATCGTGCTGATCGCCTATCTCGGCTTCAACCGTTACGACCGTGCCATTCTTCTCGTCCCGGCCTGGCTGCTGATCCTCGTCTGGCTCTTCGGCGCCTGGCTTGCCGTGACCGGCCAGCTTGCCAACGACATCGTGCAGCCGGCGCTTGGCGGGGGGCTCGTCCTCATCGTGCTTCTGATCGGCTTCACCGTCATGCAGCATGCCTTTGCCGGCGGCGCCTACCAGCAGGGCCTGTTCTCCGACCTGGAACGCCAATCGCTTGCGCTGACCGGTTCGGGCGACACGGTCTGGGACTGGGACGTGGCCCGCGACCGCGTTGTCACCATTCCCGATATCTCGCACCAGCTCGGCCTCTCGCTCGGAACGATGAGTGGACCTGTCCGCAACTGGGTGCCGCGGCTGCATCCGGACGATCGCGATCGGTTCCGGGCGACGTTGGATGTGCTCCTGGAACACAGGCGCGGCCGGTTGAACCATGAGTTTCGCGTGCGCGCCGAAGACGGTCACTATCACTGGCTATCGATCCGAGCGCGGCCTGTGCTCGGCGCCAACGGCGAAATCATCCGCTGCGTCGGCACCATTGTCGATATCACCGAACAGCGCAACTCGGTCGAGCGGCTGCTGCACAACGCGCTTCTCGACAATCTGACCGGCCTGCCGAACAGACAGGTGTTCCTAGACCGCTTGCAGGCGATCCTGCTGATGGCCGACAGCGCCAACCCCGTGCGCCCGACCGTCCTCGCCATCGACATCGATCGCTACAAGCAGGTCAATGACATGCTCGGCATTGCTGCCGGCGATAACATTCTCATCGCCTTGACGCGTCGCCTGCGCCGGCTCCTGCGCCCGCAAGATACCCTGGCGCGTCTCGGCGGCGACCAGTTTGGGCTGATCCTCATGTCCGAGCGCGATCCGGCAAAGATCGCGGACTTCGCCGATGCGGTCAGCAAGGCGATCATGGTTCCGCTCAACTACGGCAATCGCGAAATCAACCTGACCGCCTCGATCGGCCTCGTTTCCTGGCTCGATCAGGAACAGAACGCGGCCGGCCTGCTTGATGACGCCGAGCTTGCGATGTTCCGCGCCAAGAAGGCGGGCGGCAGCCGCGTCGAGCCCTTCCGGCCGGCATTCCGAACGTCGGGTTCGGACCGCCTTCAGCTCGAGGCGGATCTGAAGCGAGCGATCGAGCGCAAGGAACTGTCCCTTGTTTATCAGCCGATCGTCCGGCTTAGCGACGCTGAGATCGCCGGTTTCGAGGCGCTCATGCGCTGGGATCATCCTAAGCGTGGCAACATCTCGCCGACTGAGTTCATCCCGATTGCCGAGAACTCCGACGTCATAAACCAGATCGGCATGTTCGCCTTCGAGAAGGCAACGAGCGATCTCACCGACTGGCAGATCCAGACCGGCGACCTGCCGATTTTCGTCTCGATCAATCTGTCGAGCGCACAGCTTCTCAACAACGAGCTCTACGATGACGTGCGCGCGGTCCTCAACAAGAACCGCTGCGATCCGGCAAAGGTAAAGATGGAGCTGACCGAATCGCTGGTGATGGAGAATCCGGAGCAAGCTCGTCTCGTGCTCGAGAAGCTCAAGGAAGCGGGCCTGCGGCTGGCCCTGGACGATTTCGGCACCGGCCATTCCTCGCTCTCCTATCTGACACGTTTTCCCTTCGACACGATCAAGATCGACAAGGCGCTGGTGCGTGATCCGAGCGACAAGCGCGGCATTCTGCTGCGCTCGGTGATCACGATGGCACGCGAACTCGGCATGCAGGTAGTGGCCGAAGGCATCGAGTCGGAAGAGGATGCGATCCAGCTATCGCAGATGGGATGCGACTACGGGCAGAGCTTCCTGTTCGGCCCGCCCGTCGGTTCGGAATCGATCCTGCGGCTGCTCAAGGAGCGATTTCCGCTGATGAAGAGGGCTTGA